A single region of the Novosphingobium sp. SL115 genome encodes:
- a CDS encoding type I restriction endonuclease subunit R — MNKLTESEIETFVLSLLQRQGYSYLYAPDIAPDGGHPERASFADVVLEARLREAVARINPGIALDQREDAVRQVLRCAQVIGTGDLITNNQAFHRLLTEGVKVTHSENGNERGDLVWLVDFETPDSNSFLAANQFTVIEERAHKRPDIILFVNGLPLGVIELKNAGDEQATIKSAYRQIETYKALIPSLFAYNALCMISDGLEAKVGSISAGFSRYMRWKTADGLTEANPLVGQMETMIAGMLNKATFLDLIRHFNVFETAEKKDPKTGLVTVQTIKKLASYHQYYAVNKAVQSTLRAAGFLDAHGQPKAGGFLEDPLKYGLPTTSGKPASDRKGGVVWHTQGSGKSLSMVFYAGKIVLAMDNPTIVVLTDRNDLDDQLFDTFASSRQLLRQDPVQAESQAQLKDLLSVSSGGIVFTTIQKFHPEDGNVYETLSTRENIIVLADEAHRTQYGFRAKTIDEKDDAGNVIGKKTVYGFAKYMRDALPHATYLGFTGTPVESTDANTAQVFGDYVDVYDIAQAVEDGATVKIYYESRLAKIRLSEEGQELVKALDDELAEEDLTENQKSMAKWTQLEALIGADDRVKRVAADIVAHFALRQEANNGGKGMVVAMSRRIAVDLFEEIVALRPDWHDDDLAKGKIKIVMTAASSDGPEIAKYHTTKGQRRDLADRMRNPNDPLELVIVRDMWLTGFDAPSMHTLYIDKPMKGHSLMQAIARVNRVYGDKQGGLVVDYLGIAQDLKKALSFYTKGGGKGDPAVLQGQAVAAMLEKLEVISQMFHGFAYEEYFTADTGRKLSLILEAEDHILGVENGKTRFVNEVAALSGAFSIAIPHEQAMDAKDEVAFFQAVKARLAKFDATGGGRTDEELETAIRQTIDQALVSEQVIDIFDAAGIKKPDISILSDEFLADVRSHKHKNVGLELLKRLLDGEIKARTKTNLVQSRSLMEMLQDSIKRYHAKVITAAEFMEELIGHAKHMRNLDKEPQELGLSPQEYAFYTAVANNDSARELMEKDKLRELAIVLFEKVRENASIDWTIKESVRAKLKVIIKRTLRHFGYPPDMQLLATETVLEQAKLIAKEMTGG, encoded by the coding sequence ATGAATAAGCTCACCGAATCCGAGATCGAGACCTTCGTGCTCTCGTTGCTGCAACGGCAGGGATATTCCTACCTCTATGCGCCTGATATTGCGCCGGATGGCGGCCACCCAGAGCGCGCCAGCTTTGCTGATGTGGTGCTGGAAGCGCGGCTGCGCGAGGCGGTGGCACGGATCAATCCCGGCATTGCTCTCGACCAGCGCGAAGACGCTGTCCGGCAAGTGCTGCGCTGCGCGCAGGTGATCGGGACAGGCGATCTGATCACCAACAATCAGGCCTTCCACCGCCTCCTGACCGAAGGGGTCAAGGTCACCCACAGCGAAAACGGGAACGAGCGCGGCGATCTGGTGTGGCTGGTCGATTTCGAGACGCCCGACAGCAACTCGTTCCTCGCCGCCAACCAGTTTACCGTGATCGAGGAGCGGGCGCACAAACGCCCCGACATCATCCTGTTCGTCAACGGCCTGCCGCTTGGCGTGATCGAACTGAAGAATGCGGGGGACGAGCAGGCAACCATCAAATCGGCCTATCGACAGATCGAAACCTACAAGGCTCTTATCCCCTCGCTTTTCGCCTATAATGCTCTGTGCATGATCTCTGACGGGCTGGAGGCCAAGGTCGGCTCAATCTCGGCCGGATTTTCCCGCTACATGCGCTGGAAGACTGCCGACGGATTGACCGAAGCTAACCCGCTGGTCGGCCAGATGGAAACGATGATCGCTGGGATGCTGAACAAGGCAACGTTCCTTGACCTGATCCGGCATTTCAACGTCTTCGAAACCGCGGAAAAGAAAGACCCCAAGACCGGGCTGGTGACCGTTCAGACGATCAAGAAGCTGGCTTCCTACCACCAGTACTACGCGGTTAACAAGGCGGTGCAATCAACCTTGCGCGCTGCCGGTTTTCTCGACGCGCACGGCCAGCCGAAAGCCGGGGGTTTTCTTGAAGACCCCCTGAAGTATGGGCTGCCGACAACCAGCGGGAAGCCCGCCAGCGACCGCAAGGGCGGTGTGGTGTGGCACACTCAGGGATCGGGTAAATCGCTGTCGATGGTGTTCTATGCGGGCAAGATCGTGCTGGCGATGGACAATCCCACGATTGTGGTCCTTACCGACCGCAACGATCTTGATGATCAGCTGTTCGACACGTTCGCCAGCTCGCGCCAGCTTTTGCGGCAAGATCCCGTGCAGGCGGAAAGTCAGGCGCAGCTGAAGGACTTGCTGTCAGTCAGTTCGGGCGGGATCGTCTTTACCACAATTCAGAAATTCCACCCGGAAGACGGCAACGTCTACGAGACTCTGTCGACCCGTGAAAACATCATCGTGCTGGCGGACGAAGCGCACCGGACACAATATGGGTTCCGCGCCAAGACCATCGACGAGAAAGACGATGCAGGGAACGTCATCGGCAAGAAGACGGTCTATGGCTTCGCCAAATATATGCGCGACGCATTGCCGCACGCGACCTATTTGGGCTTTACTGGAACACCTGTCGAAAGTACCGACGCCAACACTGCCCAGGTCTTCGGCGACTATGTAGACGTGTACGACATTGCGCAGGCGGTCGAGGATGGGGCGACCGTCAAAATTTACTACGAAAGCCGCCTCGCCAAAATTCGCTTGAGCGAAGAAGGCCAGGAACTGGTCAAAGCGCTGGACGACGAGCTGGCTGAGGAAGATCTCACCGAGAACCAGAAGTCGATGGCCAAATGGACGCAGCTCGAAGCGCTGATTGGGGCAGATGACCGGGTCAAGCGGGTGGCTGCCGACATCGTCGCGCACTTTGCCTTGCGGCAGGAGGCCAACAACGGCGGCAAGGGTATGGTGGTCGCCATGTCGCGGCGTATTGCCGTTGATCTGTTCGAAGAAATCGTCGCTCTGCGCCCGGATTGGCATGATGATGATCTGGCCAAGGGCAAAATCAAGATCGTTATGACAGCTGCTTCTTCGGACGGGCCGGAGATTGCAAAGTACCACACGACCAAGGGCCAGCGCCGCGATCTGGCCGACCGGATGCGCAATCCGAACGATCCCCTCGAACTGGTGATCGTACGCGATATGTGGCTGACCGGCTTCGATGCGCCTTCAATGCACACGCTCTACATCGACAAGCCGATGAAGGGGCACAGTCTCATGCAAGCCATCGCCCGCGTGAACCGGGTCTATGGCGACAAGCAAGGCGGGCTGGTCGTCGATTATCTTGGCATCGCGCAGGACCTGAAAAAGGCTCTGAGCTTTTACACCAAGGGCGGAGGCAAAGGTGATCCGGCAGTTCTGCAGGGGCAGGCGGTTGCGGCAATGCTGGAGAAGCTCGAGGTCATCTCACAGATGTTTCACGGTTTCGCGTATGAGGAGTATTTCACCGCAGACACCGGGCGCAAGCTGTCCCTGATCCTTGAAGCAGAGGACCACATTCTAGGCGTGGAGAATGGCAAGACCCGCTTTGTGAATGAAGTGGCCGCCTTGTCTGGCGCATTCTCGATCGCGATCCCGCATGAGCAGGCAATGGATGCCAAGGACGAAGTGGCATTCTTCCAGGCGGTGAAGGCCCGCCTCGCGAAATTCGATGCAACTGGCGGCGGCCGCACCGACGAGGAACTGGAAACGGCAATCCGCCAGACCATCGATCAGGCGCTTGTCAGTGAACAGGTCATCGACATCTTCGACGCCGCCGGCATCAAGAAGCCTGACATTTCCATACTGTCCGACGAGTTTTTGGCGGACGTCAGGAGCCACAAGCACAAGAACGTAGGCTTGGAATTGCTAAAACGGCTCTTGGACGGAGAGATCAAGGCGCGCACAAAGACTAATCTGGTTCAAAGCCGATCGCTAATGGAAATGCTGCAGGACTCCATCAAGCGCTACCATGCCAAAGTGATTACTGCCGCCGAGTTCATGGAAGAGCTCATTGGCCATGCGAAGCATATGCGGAACCTTGACAAGGAGCCGCAGGAACTCGGCTTGAGCCCGCAAGAGTATGCATTTTACACCGCTGTCGCGAACAACGACAGCGCGCGCGAGTTGATGGAGAAGGATAAGCTTCGCGAGCTGGCGATCGTTCTTTTCGAGAAGGTACGAGAGAATGCTTCAATCGACTGGACCATCAAGGAAAGCGTGCGCGCCAAGCTGAAGGTCATCATTAAACGCACCCTGCGTCATTTTGGCTACCCCCCCGATATGCAATTGCTGGCGACCGAGACCGTTCTTGAACAGGCAAAGCTAATTGCAAAGGAGATGACCGGGGGTTGA
- a CDS encoding abortive infection family protein codes for MSIERLETVINQHGRWADLRIYTDRIAAHAETDFSHALENAKALLETICKEICSSKGVDMGSSATIQALMKRAFKEMGYPPSDLVTQVSTSLSTIGQKMGELRNQISPTSHGKTLDDLKRRNDLVDDLTREFLIDTTVSVASLMIRSFEGASPRAKPKDVLLYTDCEDFNELLDETNAPFQIGVNSYPASEAFYSVDRTSYESEYRKFLEGEDE; via the coding sequence ATGAGCATCGAACGCCTTGAAACCGTGATTAATCAACATGGTCGATGGGCTGATCTGCGCATCTACACCGACCGCATCGCGGCCCACGCAGAGACTGACTTCAGCCATGCACTGGAAAATGCAAAAGCTCTGCTGGAGACCATCTGCAAGGAAATTTGCAGCTCAAAGGGCGTGGATATGGGGTCGTCGGCCACCATCCAAGCATTAATGAAACGTGCATTTAAAGAAATGGGCTATCCGCCAAGTGATCTGGTCACGCAAGTCTCAACGTCCCTCTCCACAATTGGTCAGAAAATGGGCGAACTTAGAAACCAGATAAGTCCGACATCTCACGGTAAGACCTTGGACGATTTGAAGAGGAGAAATGATCTAGTTGACGACCTGACCCGAGAGTTCTTGATCGATACGACGGTCTCTGTGGCGTCTCTCATGATCCGCAGCTTTGAGGGCGCCAGCCCCAGAGCGAAGCCCAAGGACGTTTTGCTCTACACGGATTGCGAGGACTTCAACGAGCTGCTGGACGAAACAAACGCACCCTTTCAGATTGGCGTAAACAGCTATCCGGCGAGCGAAGCATTCTACAGCGTGGACCGCACTTCCTACGAATCTGAATATCGGAAGTTCTTAGAGGGCGAGGATGAATAA
- a CDS encoding restriction endonuclease subunit S, giving the protein MIEGWREYRIDDLAEIRNQIRVPLSKLERSQRIGPYPYYGASGIIDYVDDFLFEGTHVLISEDGENLKSRNTPIAFKAEGQFWVNNHAHIVRGRKAFHNDLICQYFSQIDLSAHITGAVQPKLSKASLLNIPIFLPEDESEQEAIAEVLSSLDDKINLLHRQNATLEALAETLFRQYFIEGAQDDWEEGTLDDVLTVKGGTTPSTKNAAFWDGDIHWTSPRDLSANNGLFLLDTARKITSEGLAQIGSGLLPAGSLLMSSRAPVGYLAFSVNPVAINQGYIGILDDKGFSKEFIFLWLKINMEYVKGHANGSTFQEISKSTFKKLEITKPPEQLRQEFQGLVMPLFQKLLECTLQCQKLQQLRDTLLPKLMSGQVRVSVSV; this is encoded by the coding sequence GTGATCGAGGGTTGGCGAGAATATAGGATCGACGACCTAGCGGAGATTAGGAACCAAATTCGCGTACCATTGAGCAAACTCGAACGATCACAACGGATCGGCCCATATCCCTACTACGGGGCATCAGGAATCATCGATTATGTTGACGATTTTCTTTTTGAGGGAACGCATGTCCTGATTTCAGAGGATGGCGAGAACTTGAAGTCGAGGAATACTCCGATTGCCTTCAAGGCTGAAGGGCAATTTTGGGTGAACAACCACGCCCACATTGTAAGGGGTAGGAAGGCGTTTCATAATGATCTCATTTGTCAGTATTTCAGCCAGATCGACTTGAGCGCCCACATTACCGGTGCTGTCCAGCCAAAGCTGAGCAAAGCAAGCCTACTAAATATTCCAATTTTTCTTCCGGAAGACGAGAGCGAACAAGAAGCCATTGCCGAGGTGCTGTCGTCGCTGGATGACAAGATCAATCTGCTCCATCGTCAGAACGCCACGCTGGAGGCGCTTGCCGAAACCCTCTTCCGCCAGTATTTTATCGAGGGAGCCCAAGACGATTGGGAGGAGGGGACCCTTGACGACGTACTCACGGTCAAAGGTGGCACCACCCCAAGTACAAAAAATGCTGCCTTCTGGGACGGCGACATTCACTGGACAAGTCCTAGGGACCTGTCTGCAAATAATGGCCTCTTCCTTCTTGATACAGCCCGCAAGATCACGTCCGAAGGGCTAGCGCAAATTGGCTCCGGCCTGCTGCCTGCCGGTTCACTCTTGATGTCTTCGAGAGCGCCGGTCGGATACCTGGCATTCTCAGTCAACCCAGTGGCGATCAATCAGGGTTACATTGGCATCCTGGACGACAAGGGCTTTTCGAAAGAGTTCATCTTTTTGTGGCTCAAGATCAACATGGAGTATGTCAAGGGTCATGCAAATGGCTCGACATTCCAAGAAATCAGTAAATCAACTTTCAAAAAACTGGAGATTACGAAGCCCCCTGAGCAACTGCGTCAGGAATTCCAAGGGTTGGTTATGCCCTTGTTCCAAAAACTTCTCGAATGCACGCTGCAGTGCCAAAAACTCCAGCAACTGCGTGATACGTTGTTGCCTAAGCTAATGTCGGGTCAAGTTCGGGTTAGCGTGAGCGTATGA
- a CDS encoding type I restriction-modification system subunit M, which yields MAKTEKSKESIETAMWAAADKLRKNIDAAEYKHVVLGLIFLKYISDAFDELYAKLVAGEGDYAGADPEDVDEYKAENVFFVPPSARWKFLRSHAKQPTIGKTVDEAMDAIERENPSLRGVLPKVYARGNLDPTNLGGLIDLISNAESQHGKEGSADFLGQAFEYFLGHFALAEGKKGGQFYTPESVVRVLVEMLEPYKGRVFDPCCGSGGLFVQSEKFVKAHQGKVNDISIYGQESNQTTWRLAKMNLAIRGIDSSQVKWNNEGSFLNNAHPDLKADFVIANPPFNDSDWGGELLRDDARWKLGTPPAGNANYGWIQHFLYHLAPGGKAGFVLSKGALTTKSSGEGEIRKALIEAGLVDCIVNLPAKLFLNTQIPASLWFLSRGRTYRQGEILFIDARNLGHLVNRRTLEFSEEDNEQITSTYREWQKGHAGSYEDVKGFCNSAPLVRVRELDHVLTPGRYVGLAEEEDDFDFAGRFASLKAELEAQLAEEAMLNARIAENLAKVQLP from the coding sequence ATGGCCAAGACCGAGAAGAGCAAGGAGTCCATCGAGACCGCCATGTGGGCGGCGGCGGACAAGCTGCGCAAGAACATCGATGCCGCAGAATACAAGCACGTCGTCCTCGGCCTGATCTTCCTGAAATACATCTCCGACGCCTTCGATGAGCTTTATGCCAAGCTCGTTGCGGGAGAAGGTGATTACGCCGGTGCTGATCCCGAAGACGTCGACGAGTACAAGGCGGAGAACGTCTTCTTCGTCCCGCCATCCGCGCGCTGGAAGTTCCTGCGCAGTCACGCCAAGCAGCCCACGATCGGCAAGACCGTTGACGAGGCGATGGACGCCATCGAGCGCGAGAACCCCAGCCTGCGCGGGGTGCTGCCGAAGGTCTATGCGCGCGGCAATCTGGACCCGACCAATCTAGGCGGGCTGATTGATCTGATCAGCAATGCCGAAAGCCAGCACGGCAAGGAAGGCAGCGCCGATTTCCTTGGTCAGGCATTCGAGTATTTCCTAGGCCACTTCGCGCTGGCGGAAGGCAAGAAGGGCGGCCAGTTCTACACGCCCGAGAGCGTGGTGCGCGTGCTGGTTGAGATGCTGGAGCCCTACAAGGGCCGCGTGTTCGATCCTTGCTGCGGGTCGGGCGGGCTGTTCGTGCAGTCGGAAAAGTTCGTCAAGGCACACCAGGGCAAGGTCAACGACATCTCGATCTATGGTCAGGAGAGCAATCAGACCACTTGGCGGCTGGCCAAGATGAACCTTGCCATTCGCGGGATCGATAGCAGCCAGGTCAAATGGAATAATGAAGGGTCGTTCCTCAACAACGCCCATCCCGATCTCAAGGCCGATTTCGTTATCGCCAACCCGCCGTTCAACGATAGTGACTGGGGTGGCGAGCTGCTGCGGGATGATGCGCGCTGGAAACTCGGCACGCCGCCCGCGGGCAATGCCAACTATGGCTGGATCCAGCACTTCCTCTATCATCTGGCACCGGGCGGGAAGGCGGGCTTCGTGTTGTCGAAGGGCGCGCTGACCACCAAGTCATCGGGCGAAGGCGAAATCCGCAAGGCCTTGATCGAGGCCGGGCTGGTCGATTGCATCGTCAACCTGCCGGCCAAGCTGTTTCTCAACACGCAGATCCCGGCGAGCCTGTGGTTCCTCAGCCGGGGCCGCACCTATCGGCAGGGCGAAATCTTGTTCATCGATGCGCGCAATTTGGGCCATCTGGTCAACCGCCGCACGCTGGAGTTTTCGGAAGAGGACAATGAACAGATCACTAGCACCTACCGCGAGTGGCAGAAGGGCCATGCGGGCAGCTATGAGGACGTAAAGGGCTTCTGCAATTCTGCCCCGCTGGTGCGGGTGCGGGAGCTGGACCATGTGCTGACGCCGGGGCGCTATGTCGGGCTGGCCGAGGAAGAGGATGATTTCGACTTCGCTGGGCGCTTCGCGAGCTTGAAGGCGGAGCTGGAGGCGCAGCTGGCGGAAGAGGCGATGCTCAATGCGCGGATCGCGGAGAATCTGGCGAAGGTGCAATTGCCGTGA